A region of Pleionea litopenaei DNA encodes the following proteins:
- a CDS encoding DUF2959 domain-containing protein translates to MLERILQNHGFTLDNVAGQWLTRCNDTNIQMTMKNLPIILVLLFIAGCQSAYYGALEKVGIHKRDVLVSRVEKANDSQQEAKEQFQSALEKFQAAVQFDGGEIEEIYSNLQSEYDESKALADEIRQRVEDIESVSEALFNEWEEELQQYTSRSLRQKSASQLTQTKQQYRKLITAMKKAESSMTPVLNVFKDQVLYLKHNLNAKAIASLKQELAGVQSNVSRLMTQMNASITEADRFIKSMNDN, encoded by the coding sequence ATGTTAGAGCGAATCCTTCAAAATCATGGCTTTACACTCGACAATGTCGCCGGTCAATGGTTAACTAGATGCAACGATACTAATATTCAAATGACTATGAAGAATCTACCTATTATCCTTGTTCTACTTTTCATCGCTGGCTGTCAGTCTGCTTATTATGGCGCGCTTGAAAAAGTAGGCATTCACAAACGTGATGTTTTAGTTAGTCGAGTTGAAAAAGCCAACGATAGCCAACAAGAAGCGAAAGAACAATTTCAAAGCGCGCTAGAGAAGTTTCAAGCAGCGGTACAGTTTGACGGCGGAGAAATTGAAGAGATATACAGTAACTTGCAGTCTGAGTACGATGAGAGCAAAGCACTGGCGGATGAGATTCGGCAGAGAGTTGAAGATATTGAGTCGGTATCGGAGGCTCTATTCAATGAGTGGGAGGAAGAACTTCAGCAATACACCAGTCGTTCATTGCGCCAAAAAAGCGCTTCGCAATTAACCCAAACGAAACAGCAATATCGTAAGTTGATTACCGCTATGAAAAAAGCGGAGTCGAGTATGACTCCTGTTCTGAACGTATTTAAAGATCAAGTGCTCTATTTAAAGCACAACCTGAATGCCAAGGCGATCGCGTCTTTAAAACAAGAGCTGGCCGGCGTTCAAAGTAATGTGTCGCGGTTAATGACTCAAATGAATGCTTCAATTACTGAAGCCGATCGGTTCATAAAATCGATGAATGACAACTGA